One window from the genome of Spirochaetota bacterium encodes:
- a CDS encoding AraC family transcriptional regulator, whose product MSSFVNNVLNSVVFEMRSFGHVVLSAPFRNVTSEMPYNELNIVLSGKGTVVYNKKRFLLVPGVYFFPSGGELTATQDSPMEKIFFQFRALYHSSEIFRGEEPRHAAFPKNRRKQWIAAAQSGDVLLAKGVLAEVVSLFHASLADSLRSKQERFAVYERFFRYVHEVLAADFKLEAIASEYGLSAKRFCAKFTEAIGMPPKQYYLQEKVNAIKDRLARSDETIAAVSERFGFADQFYFARFFKKMTGATPTEYRESALLKI is encoded by the coding sequence ATGAGCTCGTTCGTGAATAATGTCCTCAATTCTGTTGTATTCGAGATGCGGAGTTTCGGGCATGTCGTTCTTTCGGCTCCGTTCAGGAATGTGACAAGCGAGATGCCGTACAATGAGCTTAATATCGTTCTCTCCGGAAAGGGGACGGTCGTATATAATAAAAAACGGTTCCTGCTCGTCCCCGGGGTATATTTTTTCCCGTCGGGGGGTGAACTTACCGCAACGCAGGATTCCCCGATGGAAAAGATCTTTTTCCAATTCCGGGCGCTCTATCACTCTTCGGAGATATTTCGCGGGGAAGAGCCGCGACACGCAGCATTCCCGAAGAACCGCCGGAAGCAGTGGATCGCCGCCGCACAGTCAGGGGATGTACTGCTTGCGAAGGGCGTACTTGCCGAGGTTGTTTCACTTTTTCACGCGTCGCTTGCTGATTCCCTGCGGTCGAAGCAGGAGCGATTCGCCGTGTATGAGCGCTTCTTCCGTTATGTACATGAGGTGCTTGCCGCTGATTTCAAGCTCGAGGCGATAGCTTCCGAATACGGCTTGAGCGCAAAACGATTCTGTGCGAAATTCACAGAGGCCATCGGCATGCCGCCGAAGCAGTATTACCTTCAGGAAAAAGTGAATGCCATCAAGGACCGCCTCGCCCGTTCCGATGAGACTATAGCCGCCGTGAGCGAGCGTTTCGGCTTTGCCGATCAATTCTATTTCGCGCGGTTCTTCAAAAAGATGACAGGTGCAACACCGACCGAGTATAGGGAATCAGCGCTTCTTAAAATTTGA